A single Argentina anserina chromosome 7, drPotAnse1.1, whole genome shotgun sequence DNA region contains:
- the LOC126802491 gene encoding protein FAR1-RELATED SEQUENCE 4: protein MGHMNSFRSITSSFEVGEVDGKCRVDLNFPTPPTAVMDSIVEDPHDAMEFESHEAAYDYYKAYAKSVGFGTAKLSSRRSRASKEFIDAKFSCIRYGNKQQSDDAINPRPSPKIGCKASMHVKRRPNGNWYVYSFVKEHNHELLPAQAHFFRSHRNADPLKNNDVRMRRRKNVNSVSSLFSAYHNVDCLESYLRNQHDKGRFLSLESGDAQVLLECLMRMQEENPKFYYAVDLNEEHRLRNVFWVDSKGMEDYTNFGDVVFFDTAYFTNKYKVPLVLFIGANHHIQPTLLGCALIADETVYTFVWLMQTWLIAMGDQAPRVMLSDQNDAIKAAIGAVFPGTRHCFSLWHIIEKIHGQLEFLSMWIDTFMAKFNKCIFKSWSEEQFEKRWWKLLNKYNLRDIEWIRSLYEDRTHWVPTFMRDVSFAGLSPTSRSTSLNSSFDKYVQVETSVPEFMERYRVILEDRYEEEAKANFDAWHETPELKSPSPFEKQLALVYTQEVFKNFQVEVLGAAACHLKKESEDITTTTYCVKDIEDEQNYTVEWNESKSDICCLCHSFEYKGYLCRHAIVVLQMSGVFTIPAKYVLQRWTNTAMSRHAIGEKLDEVQSKVRRYNDLCRRAIILGEEGSLSQESYDVALCAIKEALKQITSSTTSVEINAKPNDTVIDSICGVEESQCGITSDNKNSGSKLSTANKTPRRGGTGKVVSRRGKGKVPQLEGSRVGAQENFHNMHQVSGNTRPPMLMQLHNGVPPQLHNMVPSMFQNVAPVQFHNMESSTPVQENRLPQ from the exons ATGGGACATATGAACAGCTTTAGGTCAATTACCAGCAGTTTTGAAGTTGGTGAGGTGGATGGTAAGTGCAGAGTGGATCTAAATTTTCCCACACCACCAACAGCAGTGATGGATTCAATTGTGGAGGACCCTCATGATGCCATGGAGTTTGAATCCCATGAAGCTGCATATGATTATTACAAAGCATATGCCAAGTCTGTGGGTTTCGGCACTGCGAAATTGAGCAGTCGTCGATCTAGGGCCTCCAAAGAGTTCATTGATGCCAAATTCTCATGCATAAGATATGGAAACAAGCAGCAGTCTGATGATGCCATCAATCCTCGGCCTTCCCCGAAAATTGGTTGCAAGGCAAGTATGCATGTCAAGCGCAGGCCCAATGGTAATTGGTATGTTTATAGTTTTGTTAAGGAGCACAACCATGAACTTTTACCGGCACAAGCACATTTCTTTCGCAGCCATAGAAATGCAGACCCACTTAAGAATAACGATGTTAGAATGCGAAGACGGAAGAATGTTAATTCAGTGTCCAGCTTATTCAGTGCCTATCACAATGTTGATTGTTTAGAGAGTTATTTGAGAAATCAGCATGATAAGGGACGTTTCTTGTCTTTAGAGTCGGGGGATGCTCAAGTGCTGCTGGAATGCTTAATGCGCATGCAAGAAGAGAATCCGAAATTCTACTATGCAGTTGATCTAAACGAAGAGCACCGGTTGAGAAATGTGTTCTGGGTAGACTCCAAAGGGATGGAAGACTACACCAACTTCGGTGATGTTGTTTTCTTCGACACCGCATACTTCACAAACAAGTATAAAGTTCCTCTGGTTCTTTTTATAGGAGCAAACCATCATATTCAGCCCACATTACTGGGCTGTGCATTGATTGCGGATGAAACGGTTTATACTTTTGTGTGGTTGATGCAGACATGGTTAATAGCAATGGGAGATCAAGCTCCTCGAGTGATGCTCTCCGACCAGAACGACGCCATCAAAGCGGCTATTGGAGCAGTATTTCCAGGCACACGACATTGCTTTTCTTTGTGGCATATAATAGAGAAAATACATGGGCAGCTCGAGTTTTTGAGCATGTGGATTGATACGTTTATGGCTAAGTTTAACAAGTGTATTTTTAAGTCCTGGTCAGAAGAACAATTTGAGAAGAGATGGTGGAAACTGCTTAATAAGTATAATCTTAGAGACATTGAATGGATTCGGTCCTTGTATGAAGATCGTACTCATTGGGTGCCCACTTTCATGAGAGATGTATCCTTTGCTGGATTGTCTCCAACTTCGCGGTCCACAAGTTTGAATTCATCATTTGACAAATATGTCCAAGTGGAAACTTCAGTACCAGAGTTTATGGAAAGGTACAGGGTAATTCTTGAAGATAGGTACGAAGAGGAAGCAAAAGCAAATTTTGATGCCTGGCATGAAACGCCCGAATTGAAGTCTCCATCACCTTTTGAGAAGCAACTAGCACTGGTGTACACACAGGAAGTTTTTAAAAACTTTCAAGTGGAGGTTTTGGGAGCAGCTGCCTGTCATCTCAAGAAAGAAAGTGAAGACATAACAACCACAACATATTGTGTAAAAGACATTGAAGATGAACAGAATTATACGGTAGAGTGGAACGAATCGAAGTCAGATATATGTTGTTTGTGCCATTCATTTGAATATAAAGGCTATCTCTGCAGACATGCTATTGTTGTTCTCCAAATGTCTGGTGTTTTCACCATACCTGCCAAATATGTTTTGCAGCGGTGGACAAATACTGCTATGAGCAGGCATGCCATTGGCGAAAAATTGGATGAGGTTCAATCTAAGGTCCGTCGTTATAATGATTTATGTCGACGAGCCATTATATTGGGTGAAGAAGGATCACTATCTCAGGAGAGTTATGATGTAGCTTTATGTGCCATAAAAGAAGCTTTGAAGCAAATCACAAGTTCGACGACCTCTGTTGAAATCAATGCGAAACCTAATGACACAGTGATAGATAGTATTTGTGGTGTTGAAGAGAgtcagtgtggtatcacatcTGATAACAAGAATTCTGGTTCTAAACTGAGCACTGCTAACAAAACTCCTAGAAGAGGTGGGACTGGGAAGGTGGTGTCGAGGCGTGGGAAAGGAAAG GTACCTCAGCTGGAAGGGTCGAGAGTTGGAGCGCAAGAGAACTTTCATAACATG CATCAAGTTTCTGGAAACACTAGGCCGCCTATGCTGATGCAGCTACATAACGGGGTTCCTCCACAGTTGCATAATATGGTGCCATCAATGTTTCAAAATGTTGCACCGGTACAGTTCCATAACATGGAATCTTCAACTCCTGTGCAGGAAAACCGTCTCCCTCAGTAA
- the LOC126802492 gene encoding inositol-tetrakisphosphate 1-kinase 1-like, whose translation MSNGNGRRHRIGYAFPPKKEQTFIQPSLISHAQQNGIDLVPVDSGKPLTQQGPFDCIIHKLYDDQWHQQLKEFSSLYPRTVILDPPESIARLHNRVSMLDVINAAFKAPRAENVGVPKQMLIHDSAELESDLGLEFPLIAKPLLANGSAKSHQMSMVFSNDGLKKVDTPILLQKFVNHGGTIFKVYVIGDYTECVKRRSLPNITDEQRTKLASVVMPFSQISNEEVNIEGVEMPPPGFVEELAKAISDGLKLNFFNFDVIRDSNDKHSYYVIDINYFPGYAKLHNFEHLLTDFFLAVLSKKSPSQPE comes from the coding sequence ATGTCTAACGGCAACGGGCGACGTCACCGCATCGGCTACGCTTTTCCTCCCAAGAAAGAGCAGACCTTCATCCAACCATCGTTGATCAGTCACGCCCAACAGAACGGCATCGATCTGGTCCCCGTCGATTCCGGCAAGCCCTTGACCCAGCAGGGACCTTTCGATTGCATCATCCACAAGCTCTACGACGACCAATGGCATCAGCAGCTCAAGGAGTTCTCCTCTCTCTATCCCCGCACCGTCATCCTCGACCCCCCCGAATCCATAGCCCGCCTACACAACCGGGTCTCCATGCTCGACGTCATCAACGCCGCATTTAAAGCCCCCCGGGCCGAGAATGTCGGGGTCCCCAAACAGATGCTCATCCACGACTCTGCCGAATTAGAATCCGATCTGGGCTTGGAGTTTCCCTTGATCGCCAAGCCTCTACTAGCCAATGGCAGCGCCAAGTCGCATCAAATGTCTATGGTGTTCAGCAACGATGGCCTCAAGAAGGTGGACACCCCTATTCTGCTGCAGAAGTTCGTCAACCACGGAGGCACCATCTTCAAGGTGTATGTCATCGGCGATTATACTGAATGTGTCAAGCGCCGGTCGCTGCCCAATATCACCGATGAGCAGCGCACCAAATTGGCATCCGTTGTAATGCCCTTCTCCCAGATTTCGAATGAAGAGGTTAACATTGAGGGTGTTGAGATGCCGCCACCTGGGTTTGTGGAGGAGCTGGCCAAGGCCATCAGCGACGGCCTCAAACTCAATTTCTTCAACTTCGATGTCATCAGGGATTCCAATGACAAGCACAGCTACTATGTTATTGACATCAATTACTTCCCAGGCTATGCCAAACTCCACAactttgagcatcttttgACAGACTTCTTCTTGGCTGTGCTTTCCAAGAAGTCACCCTCTCAGCCAGAATGA
- the LOC126803876 gene encoding uncharacterized protein LOC126803876 has translation MKQRRRQSTDQGYVLKIPSLQQRDPCYESHIIHVEIYVHDGAIGSSLKAGAKVRVISDSSSPLFPDIGDINGLELKGYTALIAGDIERSSLVLCGNAFSDSNAIKQALASLCAPIIFARRGLPLSARLLVFGDFVVLLFAPEGIIKLCRNLLVPGDLGAILSSQGVVPLFQTPSSGSSNLFKLPAAAVLVTFDL, from the exons ATGAAACAAAGGAGAAGACAATCAACTGATCAAGGATATGTTCTGAAGATCCCTTCACTGCAGCAGCGTGACCCAT GCTACGAATCGCATATCATCCATGTCGAAATATATGTTCATGATGGGGCTATTGGGTCATCACTAAAAGCTGGTGCCAAAGTTCGTGTTATAAGTGATAGCTCCTCTCCTCTATT TCCAGACATTGGAGACATAAATGGCCTTGAACTGAAAGGATATACTGCACTTATAGCTGGCGATATTGAGCGCTCTTCACTTGTTTTATGTGGCAACGCCTTCTCAGATTCAAATGCAATTAAACAAGCACTAGCTTCCTTGTGCGCACCTATTATATTTGCCCGAAGAGGCCTTCCCCTATCTGCAAG GCTTTTAGTGTTTGGTGATTTTGTGGTTCTTTTATTTGCACCAGAAGGTATCATTAAGCTGTGTCGAAATCTGTTGGTGCCTGGAGATTTAGGTGCTATTCTTTCTTCTCAAGGTGTTGTCCCATTGTTTCAAACTCCAAGCTCTGGTAGCTCAAATCTATTCAAGTTGCCAGCTGCTGCAGTCCTTGTAACTTTTGACTTGTAA